Proteins from a genomic interval of Zingiber officinale cultivar Zhangliang chromosome 1B, Zo_v1.1, whole genome shotgun sequence:
- the LOC121977628 gene encoding protein JASON-like, whose translation MSSGEGLLGFLDGILGRVGCFFGCIQSRNNVEGTKKRKEPSVSKRQLGSFFINEEADSLPDGVVCPIASDTFATDSLYKELKREVEILKACGALLQTPVEIRKASGKVTLQDPDKLEGTSSSYILRFSGISKKILWDEKHEISSIPLQVQNNDGISHESSCLLDNQQSPQHNDSLLPSVNSSSSVLLEGVHEYCTELVVETHTPDTSPSKHESHLQLFSSKVSPFATPFRVTDEMETPATIYPSNLEHIRTGKGPRIRNQYVYPVPIVENHSQWKVLNEDFPELFQSHYSFNPDAGEKEQQMSASQPEGSELSLRTRFSSPRSEKQKDEVVYTDKYTTGKILSTLETPSSNTDMKLVSPQYSEVVASLSRWLKPPMTRDDSHNKKSSTAKSSDDSRPILGMVAVHWKDDEPEHTLYKRWDGNGIPNSTNKYKEDQRVNWHSTPFAERLEKALSDESFVSQRKHIYGKKMELGDEDLSDTATS comes from the exons ATGTCGTCCGGAGAAGGGCTTTTGGGTTTCCTCGATGGTATTCTAGGGCGAGTCGGCTGTTTCTTCGGATGCATTCAGTCCAGAAATAATGTCGAAGGAACGAAGAAACGCAAG GAGCCTTCGGTGTCAAAACGGCAGCTTGGATCCTTTTTCATCAACGAAG AGGCTGATTCTCTACCTGATGGAGTAGTTTGTCCAATCGCAAGCGACACCTTTGCAACTGATAGCTTATATAAGGAACTCAAGCGGGAG GTTGAGATTCTGAAAGCTTGTGGTGCTCTCCTACAAACTCCTGTAGAAATTCGAAAAGCTTCAGGGAAAGTAACACTGCAAGATCCTGATAAGCTTGAAGGCACATCTTCCAGTTACATTTTAAGGTTTTCTGGTATTTCTAAGAAGATTCTGTGGGATGAAAAGCATGAGATTTCGAGTATCCCACTACAGGTGCAAAACAATGATGGTATTTCACATGAGAG TAGCTGCCTATTGGACAATCAACAGAGTCCACAGCACAATGACAGTCTTTTACCATCAGTTAATTCAAGCAGCTCAGTGCTTCTTGAAGGTGTACATGAATATTGTACTGAATTGGTGGTGGAAACTCATACTCCTGATACTTCTCCCTCTAAACATGAATCTCATCTCCAGTTATTTTCTTCTAAAGTTTCTCCTTTTGCAACTCCATTTAGAGTGACTGATGAGATGGAGACACCAGCAACTATTTACCCATCCAATCTGGAGCACATTAGAACAGGGAAGGGCCCCAGGATTAGGAATCAGTATGTGTATCCAGTTCCCATCGTGGAAAATCATTCACAGTGGAAAGTCTTGAATGAAGATTTCCCTGAATTATTTCAATCACATTACAGTTTCAATCCTGATGCTGGAGAGAAGGAACAACAAATGTCTGCATCACAGCCTGAGGGTTCTGAATTATCTCTCAGAACCAGATTCTCTTCTCCAAGAAGTGAAAAACAGAAAGATGAGGTAGTCTATACAGATAAATATACTACTGGAAAGATATTGAGCACATTAGAAACACCTTCCAGTAACACAGATATGAAACTAGTTAGCCCACAGTACTCAGAAGTAGTGGCTAGCTTGTCTCGATGGTTGAAACCTCCAATGACAAGGGATGACTCACACAATAAAAAATCTTCCACAGCAAAGAGTTCTGATGATAGCAGGCCTATTCTAGGCATGGTTGCTGTGCATTGGAAAGATGACGAGCCTGAACATACATTATATAAAAGGTGGGATGGAAATGGTATTCCAAACTCAACAAATAAATACAAGGAG GATCAGAGAGTCAACTGGCATTCAACACCATTTGCAGAGAGACTAGAGAAGGCATTGTCTGATGAAAGTTTCGTATCACAAAG